From the Candidatus Peribacteria bacterium genome, one window contains:
- a CDS encoding PilT/PilU family type 4a pilus ATPase has translation MTTNSLPRSIFQKATEAGASDVHIAVGSPLLFRISGELVPQTKGNITEADATGFVKAVLSEPDYKRYKEQKEVDVSYSLADGTRLRVNCHYERGNPGLVARVIPQDIPSLDALGLEQIVPSFAQHSEGLILFTGPTGTGKSTSLASMMQYINETEARSMVTLEDPIEFLFPQGKGLIRQRQLGQDFLSFAEALKRVLRQDPDIVMVGEMRDPETIAAALTLAETGHLILATLHTPNAIQTVDRIIDVFPPYQQPQIRSQLSMSLKAIVAQRLLPKVGGGRTAQREILINTPAASNIIRDNRIQELKSVLQTGGDTGMISFEKDAKRLLKEGLISKETYEWTEVQG, from the coding sequence ATGACAACAAACTCCCTTCCCCGTTCTATTTTCCAGAAAGCAACCGAGGCCGGTGCGTCCGACGTGCATATTGCCGTTGGCTCGCCGCTCCTTTTCCGCATCAGCGGAGAGCTCGTGCCGCAGACTAAAGGAAATATTACCGAAGCGGATGCGACGGGGTTTGTAAAAGCGGTTCTGAGTGAACCGGACTACAAGCGTTACAAAGAGCAGAAAGAAGTCGACGTCTCCTATTCCCTTGCGGACGGCACACGTCTGCGTGTGAACTGTCACTACGAGCGCGGCAATCCAGGACTGGTTGCCCGCGTCATCCCGCAGGATATTCCCTCACTCGACGCACTCGGACTCGAACAGATTGTTCCGTCATTCGCACAACACTCTGAGGGTCTCATTCTCTTCACCGGTCCGACCGGCACAGGAAAGTCCACCTCACTCGCATCCATGATGCAGTATATAAACGAAACAGAGGCACGCAGCATGGTCACACTCGAAGACCCCATCGAATTCCTCTTCCCGCAGGGCAAAGGTCTCATTCGCCAGCGTCAGCTGGGACAGGACTTCCTCTCCTTTGCAGAAGCCCTCAAGCGTGTGCTGCGCCAGGACCCGGATATCGTGATGGTGGGAGAAATGCGCGACCCGGAAACCATCGCCGCCGCCCTCACCCTCGCAGAAACCGGTCACCTCATTCTCGCAACCCTCCACACCCCCAACGCCATCCAGACCGTTGACCGTATTATCGACGTCTTCCCGCCGTACCAGCAGCCGCAGATCCGTTCACAGCTCAGCATGTCTCTGAAGGCCATTGTGGCCCAGCGCTTGCTGCCGAAAGTGGGTGGGGGACGCACGGCGCAGCGTGAAATTCTCATCAACACTCCTGCCGCCAGCAACATCATCCGCGACAACCGCATTCAGGAGCTCAAGTCCGTGCTCCAGACCGGTGGCGATACCGGGATGATTTCTTTTGAGAAGGATGCCAAGAGGCTCCTGAAAGAAGGGCTCATCAGCAAGGAGACGTATGAGTGGACGGAGGTGCAGGGGTAA
- the ligA gene encoding NAD-dependent DNA ligase LigA, with protein MDRAHAIERIGNLRREIWRLNKAYFIEDRTDVSEDVRDALKQELITLEKEYPDLISPDSPTQRVGAPLDGRLPKVMHLTPKESLQDAFSFAELEDWMTQMRRALGDENKEFTLVAELKIDGLNISLVYEKVTDVAGGKEGTDVMYRLVRAVTRGNGVEGEDVTHTVRTIETVPLMIEMDSIKAKDAPRFLEIGGEVYMPKAALAKINKDLEEDEKFANPRNAAAGTVRQLDPKMAASRDLRMFCYSLGSMAADAFGLATQSSILTFFQEHGIPVSTDYRVVEGLQNVQTMYEDVGKKRDSLPFDIDGVVIKVDDRRIQRDLGSTAKAPRWARAYKFPAEEKTAVVQDIHLQVGRTGAITPVAILSPTHIAGTVVTRATLHNADEIERLGVRIGDTVIIRKAGDIIPEVMQVLENLRPADSKAFHFPKNCPQCGEALVRPDGEVAIYCQNRDCPGVKQESIEHLTSRYAFNIEGLGKETVEMLLDAGLIADSADIFFLTAEDFMSLPLFKEKKTENAMAAISKAKRIPLDRFLYALGIRHVGRETAEVLAKNIAWPVEDVSVDDATETRLQPSLFGGEAKKVTMRAIPVKAVEETLAGTDAETIAAIHGIGDVVAEEITEWISHKEHRALLHKFEKAGIVCLQPERSNLKQVFADRTFVLTGTLPSLSREEAKDMIKDRGGKVSGSVSKKTDYVLAGEDAGSKLADATSLGVTIIDEATFKSML; from the coding sequence ATGGACCGCGCACATGCCATTGAACGCATCGGGAATCTTCGCCGGGAAATCTGGCGATTGAACAAGGCGTATTTTATTGAGGATCGCACAGATGTGTCGGAAGATGTGCGTGATGCGCTGAAACAGGAGCTGATCACACTGGAGAAAGAATATCCGGATCTGATCAGCCCCGACTCCCCGACACAGCGTGTGGGAGCGCCGCTTGATGGCAGACTGCCGAAGGTGATGCATCTGACGCCGAAGGAATCGTTGCAGGATGCATTTTCGTTTGCGGAGCTGGAAGACTGGATGACACAGATGCGCAGAGCACTGGGTGATGAGAACAAAGAATTCACGCTGGTGGCGGAGTTGAAAATTGATGGACTGAATATTTCGCTCGTCTATGAGAAGGTGACAGATGTTGCCGGGGGGAAAGAAGGGACCGACGTGATGTACCGATTGGTGCGTGCGGTGACGCGCGGGAATGGAGTGGAGGGAGAAGATGTGACCCACACGGTGAGGACAATTGAAACGGTGCCGCTGATGATTGAGATGGACAGTATAAAAGCAAAAGATGCGCCGCGGTTTCTGGAAATAGGCGGCGAGGTGTATATGCCGAAAGCGGCACTCGCAAAAATCAATAAGGATCTGGAGGAGGATGAAAAATTTGCAAACCCGCGCAATGCCGCTGCGGGAACTGTGCGTCAATTGGACCCGAAAATGGCTGCCAGCCGCGATTTGCGGATGTTCTGCTATAGCCTCGGCAGTATGGCCGCTGATGCATTCGGACTGGCGACACAATCCTCCATTCTGACATTTTTCCAGGAACACGGCATTCCGGTCAGCACAGACTACCGCGTGGTGGAGGGACTGCAGAACGTGCAGACGATGTATGAGGATGTGGGAAAGAAGCGCGACAGTCTCCCGTTTGATATTGATGGCGTGGTGATTAAAGTTGATGACCGCCGCATCCAGCGCGATCTCGGATCGACTGCGAAAGCTCCGCGATGGGCGCGTGCGTATAAATTTCCTGCGGAAGAAAAAACAGCCGTGGTGCAGGATATCCATCTGCAGGTCGGACGCACGGGAGCGATTACACCTGTTGCCATTCTTTCGCCCACGCACATTGCAGGAACAGTCGTGACGCGTGCGACACTGCACAACGCTGATGAGATCGAACGACTTGGCGTGCGCATTGGCGACACCGTCATCATCCGCAAAGCCGGCGATATTATTCCGGAGGTGATGCAGGTATTAGAAAATCTACGTCCCGCCGATAGTAAGGCGTTTCACTTCCCGAAGAACTGTCCGCAGTGCGGCGAAGCACTCGTTCGACCCGATGGAGAAGTGGCTATCTACTGCCAAAATCGCGACTGTCCGGGTGTGAAGCAGGAGAGTATTGAACATCTCACATCGCGCTATGCGTTTAATATTGAAGGACTCGGAAAAGAAACAGTGGAGATGCTGCTCGATGCAGGACTGATTGCAGACAGTGCGGATATTTTCTTCCTGACTGCAGAAGACTTCATGTCCCTGCCGCTCTTCAAAGAAAAGAAAACGGAGAATGCGATGGCGGCCATCAGCAAAGCAAAACGCATTCCGCTTGACCGGTTCCTCTACGCACTCGGCATCCGTCACGTCGGCCGCGAAACGGCGGAGGTGCTTGCAAAAAATATTGCATGGCCGGTGGAAGATGTATCGGTGGATGATGCTACAGAGACGCGACTGCAGCCATCCCTCTTCGGGGGTGAAGCAAAAAAAGTAACGATGCGTGCTATTCCGGTGAAGGCGGTGGAGGAGACACTTGCGGGTACAGATGCAGAGACTATTGCAGCAATCCACGGAATCGGTGACGTAGTCGCGGAGGAAATCACCGAGTGGATCTCTCACAAAGAACATCGTGCGCTGCTCCATAAATTTGAGAAAGCAGGCATTGTGTGTCTGCAGCCGGAACGCAGCAATTTGAAACAGGTCTTTGCAGACAGGACATTTGTACTGACCGGCACACTGCCGAGTTTGAGCCGTGAAGAGGCCAAAGACATGATTAAAGACCGGGGCGGAAAGGTCAGTGGATCTGTGAGCAAGAAAACCGATTATGTTCTCGCCGGCGAGGATGCAGGCAGCAAATTGGCTGATGCGACCAGTTTAGGGGTGACGATCATTGATGAGGCAACATTCAAGTCCATGCTATAA